TAAACATTCTGCTTAAGATAATCGTTGATGGGAAAGCCAAAAGCAACAGATATTCATAGCTTGTATCCATATAAAGGATGATGCTTATAAGCTGAGCTAATGAAAAAACCAACAAGAAAGTATATTTATATCGACTTACAGGGCTTTTCTTATTATAATGGGTAAAATGGTCATAGATTGCATAGATAAGCATTAAAGCAATGGGAGTTAATGAAAGTAAATCTGTGTAATCGGTCATCATTTTCATCTTTCCAAACGGAATGTAATCGGTATTCCAAGCATTAAACTGAAAGAAAAACATCACCGAGAAATAACTCAGTCCAATTATGATAATACCCAATAAGAATCTGAAAATATTTAAACCTATTCTTTCGGAAGTAACAATTAAATGAATCAATACAAAAATCATCATCGGCCAGGTCGTGGGTAAAAATATAAAGTTTAATGCTACAATAGAACCTACCAAAACATAAGATTTCTTTCTGAGGTCTTCATCACTGCTTGTTAAGAGAAGTAAAAGGAAAGAATTGGTAAGAATGGCAACGGCAATTCCAAGGTCGATACTACCATCATAAAGCCCAAAGATAAAAAATGTGTAGAGGAATAATGGCAAATGCGTGTGATAATTAAGATCTATCGCATTAAAACAAAAATATCCCAATGCAATTCCTACAAAAGTAATTCCCGCAATTACCCCTTCATAAGTATTGAAATTCAGTATATTAAATAGTATTACTATTAAAAGCAGAAAACCAATGTAGACAGGAATTGAAAAAATATTGCTTTCTTTTGAAAGTAATCTAAACATTTTTTATAAATTTGTGCAAAGTTAATTTAAAAAAGGAAAATAATGACGTCTTTCTTTCTATTCTTAAGTGATGCATTCAAATGGGCATTTGGTTTCTACGATATTTTCGGAAACGTACTAAATTGGATTTTATTCGCAGTTTGTTGTGTATTATTTACATATTGGTGCTACGTTTTGGTAGCAACTCTTGGGAATAACAAAGACAAAGACTACTTCTCTCCAACAGAGGGGAAAAATCCTTATTACGATCCAAAGATCTATAAAAAAGAAGGTTAATTAATTGGTTATATAGAAAAAGACCGGTCAAATTTTTTGATCGGTCTTTTTTACGTTAAAGTTAACTTTGAGATAATTTCATCTTTTCAATTTCCTTAAATAATACTTCGAAATTTTGTAATTGATGACCTCCTTCAATATAAATAAAGTCTGCCTGATTTTTATATTTATAGACAACGGGTTTAGAATCTACAACGGTATCATTTTTTGATATAATTATTGATACTTTAGATTGAACAGTTTTATAATCTTGATAACTTTCAAACTTTTTTAATTGATTATCGGTTAAATTATATTTTTTTAGAGAAACTGAAGGCTCAAGACTAGGATTTATGAGGATTGCATTCCAGCTATTTTTTATAGCAAAAATTTCAGCCCAAAAACCACCTAAACTTTGACCGATAATTAAAACTTTCTCATTTTTAAGAATTTCAAGTTGTTCACAAATTTGAAAATACGCATTATCTGCATTTCTATTATCATATAAAATACACTCAGTTTCAAAGTGTTTTCTGAATATATTTTGATAAGTTTCTGAATTTTTATTTCCTCCAAATCCTGGTATATAAACTATTTTCATTAAATCATAAATCGTTTAATCATGAATAGGTAGCACCAATACCGGAATTTTAGAACTCTTCGTTAAGCCTTTGGTTAAACTTCCTACAAAAACATCGTAGATACCGCTTCTTCCATGAGAGCCCATTACGATATAATCTGCTTTTTTAAGGTCGGCATATTCTAAAATAATATCTTTTGCGATACCTTGTTTCAGGATATGCTCACATTCTACACCCTGAGCAAGAACTTTTTGGTTAATCTTGTTTAAAAGAACCAGCTCTTCTCTGATTTCATTTTCTTCTATTTCCGGAAAATACTGATATCCCATATCTCCGATTGCAAAACCAATATCGGTAGGTGCAACATGAATAAGGCAGATTTTTCCGTTTACTTGTTTGGCAAATTTTACTGCGCCATCAATTAGCTGGTCTGTTTTCTCCCCAAAATCTACAGGTAAAATAATGTTTATCATAAGTTTGAATTTGTAATTTAAGTCTTCTTAAAGATATGAAAAAAACAGACCAATCTCAAATGATAATGTTACATAATTCTTATATCTAAGATTTTTTCGTCTTCAAGATAAGCTTCTAAGACATCATTTTCAGATACCTTTCCTACACCTTCCGGAGTTCCTGTAAAAATTAAATCACCCACTCTTAATGTAAAATACTGTGAAACGAAAGCAATAATATCATCAATCCCAAAAATCATATCTTTTGAGTTGCCTTGCTGTACTTTTTCTTTGTTTTTTAGAAGCGAAAAGTTCAAAGATTCAAGGTTGTAGTTTTCTTTTTTGAAGAAACTGCTCACAACTGCAGAACCATCAAAACCTTTCGCCAGTTCCCATGGAAGACCTTTAGATTTTAGGTCGCTCTGAAGGTCTCTTGCGGTGAAATCGATTCCTAAGCCAATCTCTTCATAATGTTTGTTGGCAGATTCTTTTTGGATGTATTTTCCACCTTTTGAGATTTTTACCACCACTTCCAGTTCGTAATGCACATCATTCGAAAATTCAGGGATGTAAAAATCATTTCCTTTTAAAACCGCAGTGTCGGGTTTCATAAAAATTACAGGTTTATCGGGAATCGCATTTCCCAATTCCTTTGCGTGCTCGCTATAATTTCTTCCTATGCAGATTATTTTCATAATTTATTTGTTTATGCGAGTCCAAGAAATAATCTCAGAATCACTCATTTTTATTTTTTTTAGAAGCTTTTTCCCGCTTTTCACTCTATCTTTTTTGTAACGGTCTCCGCTTCGCTGCGCCCGTTACAAAAAAGGATGCCGTTGCAATCGGGGCTAAGGTTAAGGTCATTAATTTAAAAATTTGAAATCACTACAAGTTTGCCATTTCGTAGGAATCTCTATAACTAAAAAATATCAAATTTCTCTCTCAGACCACCCCGTCAAAAAAATCTTTGAAATTTTCGCCACCCTTTCAAAGGAGGGGAATGCTGAGTGTCATTAAAGTATTTCATAGTAGCGAGTAAAAGAACTTTTGCGGGTTGATAGAAGTATAGCCGTTTTCAAATTTATCCTCAATCATTTAAACTTCCATCATCCAGCTTCAAACCTCCATCTTCCTAATGCGTAAATTTATTCTCACAATAATAACACACATATTGATTGCTTGAAAGAAGAGAGATTCCAAAGAAACTTGTCGAGCTATCGTCTTTGTAGATATGATTTGAACCACATTTCGGGTATACAAAATAAAATTCCAACAGTTTACAAAAAGTAAATGTATTTATGGTTTTGTAATCTGTTGGAATGCTTTTGCGGCTATAAAACTAAAATTTACTTGAAAGCTGAATTTTAGTAAAAACTTTCTTCGTGTACAAAGGAAAATCAGCGTTTTGCAACCATCCGAAATATCCCATATCTTTTTGGAAAACTTCTTTTACAACCTGACCTTTATATTTTCCGAAAGCAAAAATCTCCTGGTCTTTTGCATTGTAATGAATCATTCCTGCTAAATCTGCAAATCTGTTCTGAGTAGAAAACTCACTGAGTTCTGCAACTTCATTAGGAAGGTCATCATATTTTCCAACCTGTGCATCCAAAACTTCAAATGTTGCCAAAACATCAGCTTCTGCAGAATGGGCATTTTCTAAAGTTTTACCACAATAAAATTGATAAGCAGCACCCAAATTTCTAGGTTCTTTTTTGTGGAAAATCGTTTGTGCGTCTACTAATTTAAATTTACTTAAATCAAAATCAAATTCAGCACGAAGTAATTCTTCTGCCAACAAAGGTACATCGAAACGGTTTGAATTAAAACCTCCCAAATCAGCTCCAGAAATCATCTCAACAATTTTTGGGGCAATTTCTTTGAAAGTTGGAGAATCTTTGATGTCTTCATCATAAATTCCATGAATCTCACTTGAAGAAACAGGAATCGGCATTTCAGGATTTACTCTCCATGTTTTGCTCTCTCTTGAAGCGTCCGGATTAACTTTTAAAATACAGATTTCAACAATTCTGTCTTTTCCAACATTTGTTCCGGTAGTTTCAAGGTCAAATACGCAAAGGGGTTTATGTAATTTTAAGTTCATTTTTTATAATTTGAAAATTTGAGAATGTGTTAATTTGAAAATTGTAAAACTTCCAATTTTTTACTTTAATTGTTTTTGAAAAATAAGGGATATTAAAATGTAATATAGTATTACCAAAGGAATTCCTACTGATTTAAATATGATTAAAATAAGAATTGAGCCAATTAATAAAGCTAATTTAGGATAATTGTCTTCGAGCTTCATTGATTTGAATTTCATCGCAATCATTTTAATTGGTGAAATCAAAAGCCAAGAAGAAACGGCTGTAAGAACCAATAAATAAATTTCGTTTTCGAAAAGAAAACTGAAACTTCCTAATTCTTTGTGAGCGAAAAATAACCCAAAAATCAAAATAGTATTACTTGGAGTATTTAAACCTTTAAAATAATATTTCTGTTCTTCATCCAAATTAAAAATAGCCAATCTTAAACATGAAAAAAGAGTGATGAAAAATCCTAGATAAGGTATCCATCCATTATCATTAAGCAAGGTGTTGTAACTTACAAAATGTAATAAATCAGTATTATTTATTTCAAGTAACGAAACAAACATCACCAATCCCGGAATGAATCCGAAACTTACCATATCTGCTAAAGAATCAAGCTGAGTTCCTAAATTAGAGTTGACTTTTAAGGCTCTTGCTACAAAACCATCGAAAAAATCTAAAACCAATGATAGAATAATGCAGATTGCAGTTGTTTGGTAATCACCTAAAATCAAATGTACAGCCCCAATACAACCCGAAAAAAGGTTGCCCAGCGTAATGGCGTTTGCCAGATTGTTCTTAATGAAATTCATAGCAGCAAAATTACATTTTTTAAAAATTTTAACCTTAATTAATATGAACTAAAAATTACAATCCTGCGAAATCGCTCTAACTGACAGTAAAATATGAGGCCATAAAATTGGTGATTGCATATGACCAATAAAAAAATAAATATCTACATATGAATTTAACGTAATTTTGCACCCGATAAATAATCGACTTTTAAAAAAAATAATATTTAAAAAATGAAATTTTTCAAAGAATTCAGAAAAGAAGAAATCCTCGTTTTGTGCTACAGGCTTTTCTTGGCTTTTGTTTTTTATCAGATTGCGAGACTTTTGTTTTGGTTTTTCAATAAAGATTTAATAAAAGTAGACAGCGTTGCAGACTATCTCAGTCTGGCTTATCACGGGATTGCTTTTGATACAACAGCGATATTGTATGTAAATGCTTTGTTTATTTTGTTGAGTTTAATTCCGATTGTTATCAATACAAAAAGCGGATATCAAAAGGTACTGATTTGGCTATATTTTATTACCAACGGAATTGCTTTTGCAATGAATTTTGGTGATTTTATTTATTATAAATTTTCTCAGGCAAGATTGACTTCGGCTGCATTTCAGGTAGCAAAACATGAGACGAATATTTTTAAAGTATTTACTGTTTCTATCAAAGAGCATCCTTTTATCCTTATTTGGTTTGTGCTTTTAATGGCTGCATGGGTTTTTCTGTACAAGAGATTTAAAATTAATTATAAAAAACCGGTAAAGCTCGTTCCTTATTTTATTTGGTCTGTAGTGACTTTATGTATTTCTGCGGTATTAATTGTTGGAGGAATCAGAGGAGATTTTAAGCATAGTACAAGGCCTATTAATTTGGTAGATGCCAATAAGTTTGTGAAAACACCGCTTCAGGGAAACATTGTGTTGAATTCTACTTTTTCGTTTTTCAGAACATTGGGAACGAATAATTTTAAGGAAGTTCATTTTGTTGACCAGAAATTTATTGATGAAAATATCAATACATACAAACTTTACGACAGACAGGTTCAGGATAAACCCAATGTCGTAATTTTTATTGTTGAATCTTTCGGTAGAGAATATTCGGGAGCTTTTAATAAAGATAAAAATATCAAAGATTATGTTTCTTACACACCTTTTATAGACAGTTTGGCGAATGAAAGTCTTATTTTTCCGAATACTTTTGCCAATGGAAGGCAATCTATTCATGGGATGAGCAGTATTTTGGCGGGAATTCCGAGTTTGACGGATGCATTTACAAGTTCGCCTTATTCTAATCAAAAAATTCAATCTATTGTTTCGGTTTGTAATGATTTAGGATATGATACTTCATTTTATCACGGTGCGCCGAATGGTTCGATGGGATTTTTAGGTTTTGGAAATATTCTTGGCTTTAAACATTATTTCGGAAAAGACGAATATAATCATAATGAAGATTTTGATGGAATGTGGGCGATATGGGATGAGCCATTTTTACAATATTTTGCTAAAAATGTAGGGAAATCAACACCTTTTATGGCAACCGTTTTTACAGCATCGTCGCACCATCCGTTTAAAATTCCTGCAAAATATAACGGAAAATTCAAAAAAGGAAAAATTGAAATGCATGAGCCGATTCAATACACCGATTATGCAATTAAAGAATATTTTGAAACAGCTAAAAAGCAACCGTGGTTTAAAAACACCATTTTTGTATTTACAGGAGACCATCCCAATCAGGTGTATTACTCAGAATATGAAAAGGCGATGAATCGTTTTGCGGTTCCGTTGATTTTCTATTCTCCAAATCCTGAATATCAATTAAAAGGAGTGAATAATGAATTGGCACAGCAAATTGATATTTATCCTACATTGGCAGATTTGATTGGGTATAATAAAAAAATCAGAAGTTGGGGGAGAAGCTTGGTAAGTGATAAAAAATATGAACCTTTGATTGTCAATTCAGACGGAACTTCGGAGCAGTTTATCTATGGAAATTATATTTACAGATTTGATGGCAAAAATATCATAGGTATTTATGATAAAAATGATTTAGGCTTTGAAAACAACTTGAATGATAAAATAAAATCTCCGGAAACTGAAAAAGGAAAGCTCATTGCTAAAGCTTGGTATCAGGACTATATGAGTCGTGTGATTAATAGAAAGCTGAACTAGTTTTTAATTGTTTAATTTTTAAAATAGGTTTTTCGGCTGTTATATATGCAAAGGATAATAAAAATGTTTGTGCGTTTAAAATTTATGTTTATTTTTAACTAATTAAGAATTTAAGAATCTATAAATTAAATTAAACTCTATAATATGAAAAAATTATTAGCAACATTTGTACTTTCACTATTCAGTGTG
The sequence above is a segment of the Chryseobacterium turcicum genome. Coding sequences within it:
- a CDS encoding DUF6427 family protein, which gives rise to MFRLLSKESNIFSIPVYIGFLLLIVILFNILNFNTYEGVIAGITFVGIALGYFCFNAIDLNYHTHLPLFLYTFFIFGLYDGSIDLGIAVAILTNSFLLLLLTSSDEDLRKKSYVLVGSIVALNFIFLPTTWPMMIFVLIHLIVTSERIGLNIFRFLLGIIIIGLSYFSVMFFFQFNAWNTDYIPFGKMKMMTDYTDLLSLTPIALMLIYAIYDHFTHYNKKSPVSRYKYTFLLVFSLAQLISIILYMDTSYEYLLLLAFPSTIILSRMFKFLPKYWMQETCVWLTIVSLIAFKAGTHFNLF
- a CDS encoding DUF6341 family protein, with amino-acid sequence MTSFFLFLSDAFKWAFGFYDIFGNVLNWILFAVCCVLFTYWCYVLVATLGNNKDKDYFSPTEGKNPYYDPKIYKKEG
- a CDS encoding YqiA/YcfP family alpha/beta fold hydrolase, encoding MKIVYIPGFGGNKNSETYQNIFRKHFETECILYDNRNADNAYFQICEQLEILKNEKVLIIGQSLGGFWAEIFAIKNSWNAILINPSLEPSVSLKKYNLTDNQLKKFESYQDYKTVQSKVSIIISKNDTVVDSKPVVYKYKNQADFIYIEGGHQLQNFEVLFKEIEKMKLSQS
- a CDS encoding universal stress protein; the protein is MINIILPVDFGEKTDQLIDGAVKFAKQVNGKICLIHVAPTDIGFAIGDMGYQYFPEIEENEIREELVLLNKINQKVLAQGVECEHILKQGIAKDIILEYADLKKADYIVMGSHGRSGIYDVFVGSLTKGLTKSSKIPVLVLPIHD
- a CDS encoding fumarylacetoacetate hydrolase family protein — translated: MKIICIGRNYSEHAKELGNAIPDKPVIFMKPDTAVLKGNDFYIPEFSNDVHYELEVVVKISKGGKYIQKESANKHYEEIGLGIDFTARDLQSDLKSKGLPWELAKGFDGSAVVSSFFKKENYNLESLNFSLLKNKEKVQQGNSKDMIFGIDDIIAFVSQYFTLRVGDLIFTGTPEGVGKVSENDVLEAYLEDEKILDIRIM
- a CDS encoding 3'-5' exonuclease, translated to MNLKLHKPLCVFDLETTGTNVGKDRIVEICILKVNPDASRESKTWRVNPEMPIPVSSSEIHGIYDEDIKDSPTFKEIAPKIVEMISGADLGGFNSNRFDVPLLAEELLRAEFDFDLSKFKLVDAQTIFHKKEPRNLGAAYQFYCGKTLENAHSAEADVLATFEVLDAQVGKYDDLPNEVAELSEFSTQNRFADLAGMIHYNAKDQEIFAFGKYKGQVVKEVFQKDMGYFGWLQNADFPLYTKKVFTKIQLSSKF
- a CDS encoding CDP-alcohol phosphatidyltransferase family protein, with protein sequence MNFIKNNLANAITLGNLFSGCIGAVHLILGDYQTTAICIILSLVLDFFDGFVARALKVNSNLGTQLDSLADMVSFGFIPGLVMFVSLLEINNTDLLHFVSYNTLLNDNGWIPYLGFFITLFSCLRLAIFNLDEEQKYYFKGLNTPSNTILIFGLFFAHKELGSFSFLFENEIYLLVLTAVSSWLLISPIKMIAMKFKSMKLEDNYPKLALLIGSILILIIFKSVGIPLVILYYILISLIFQKQLK
- a CDS encoding LTA synthase family protein, whose translation is MKFFKEFRKEEILVLCYRLFLAFVFYQIARLLFWFFNKDLIKVDSVADYLSLAYHGIAFDTTAILYVNALFILLSLIPIVINTKSGYQKVLIWLYFITNGIAFAMNFGDFIYYKFSQARLTSAAFQVAKHETNIFKVFTVSIKEHPFILIWFVLLMAAWVFLYKRFKINYKKPVKLVPYFIWSVVTLCISAVLIVGGIRGDFKHSTRPINLVDANKFVKTPLQGNIVLNSTFSFFRTLGTNNFKEVHFVDQKFIDENINTYKLYDRQVQDKPNVVIFIVESFGREYSGAFNKDKNIKDYVSYTPFIDSLANESLIFPNTFANGRQSIHGMSSILAGIPSLTDAFTSSPYSNQKIQSIVSVCNDLGYDTSFYHGAPNGSMGFLGFGNILGFKHYFGKDEYNHNEDFDGMWAIWDEPFLQYFAKNVGKSTPFMATVFTASSHHPFKIPAKYNGKFKKGKIEMHEPIQYTDYAIKEYFETAKKQPWFKNTIFVFTGDHPNQVYYSEYEKAMNRFAVPLIFYSPNPEYQLKGVNNELAQQIDIYPTLADLIGYNKKIRSWGRSLVSDKKYEPLIVNSDGTSEQFIYGNYIYRFDGKNIIGIYDKNDLGFENNLNDKIKSPETEKGKLIAKAWYQDYMSRVINRKLN